One Opitutus sp. ER46 genomic region harbors:
- a CDS encoding fumarate hydratase, with protein sequence MATPAFFYQDPLPLGADETEYRLLSKEGVSTTTFEGREILKVEPSALTYLAEQAFHDASFFLREKHLKQVAAILDDPEASENDRYVALTMLRNAEVSAQGVLPFCQDTGTASIIGKKGQQVWTGANDAEAISKGVYECYTKENLRYSQTAALDMWKEVNTGTNLPAQIDLFATEGSKYEFLFVAKGGGSANKMFLFQETKALLNPKSFEKFVQDKLPLLGTSACPPYHLVFVVGGTSAEACMKTLKMASAKYLDALPTTGNEHGRAFRDLAMEEKVLGIARASGIGAQFGGKYFAVDVRVIRLPRHGASCPVAMGVSCSADRNIKGKITKDGIFLEKLERNPGRFIPAALRTWKDDKSVRIDLNRPMKDILAELAKLPVTTRVSLNGPLIVARDIAHAKLKERIDAGQGLPQYLKDHPVYYAGPAKTPKGYASGSFGPTTAGRMDSYVDLFQSQGGSMIMVAKGNRSAQVTNACKKHGGFYLGSIGGPAAILAKENIKKVEVLEYPELGMEAIWKIEVQDFPAFILVDNKGNDFFVNGCGACLPDKH encoded by the coding sequence ATGGCAACGCCTGCTTTTTTCTATCAAGACCCGCTCCCGCTCGGGGCTGATGAAACCGAATACCGTCTGCTTTCGAAGGAGGGCGTCAGCACGACGACCTTCGAGGGCCGCGAGATCCTGAAGGTTGAGCCGAGCGCGCTCACCTACCTCGCGGAGCAGGCGTTTCACGATGCTTCGTTCTTCCTGCGCGAGAAGCACCTGAAGCAGGTGGCCGCGATTCTCGATGACCCCGAGGCGAGCGAGAATGATCGCTACGTCGCCCTGACGATGCTGCGCAACGCCGAGGTCTCCGCCCAGGGCGTGCTGCCCTTCTGTCAGGACACGGGCACGGCTTCGATCATCGGCAAGAAAGGCCAGCAGGTCTGGACCGGCGCGAACGACGCCGAGGCGATCTCGAAGGGCGTGTACGAGTGCTACACGAAGGAGAACCTGCGCTACTCGCAGACGGCCGCGCTGGACATGTGGAAAGAGGTAAACACCGGCACCAACCTGCCGGCGCAGATCGACCTCTTCGCGACCGAAGGCTCGAAGTACGAGTTCCTCTTCGTCGCGAAGGGCGGCGGCTCGGCCAACAAGATGTTCCTGTTCCAGGAGACGAAGGCGCTCCTGAATCCGAAGAGCTTCGAGAAGTTCGTGCAGGACAAGCTGCCGCTGCTCGGCACCTCCGCCTGCCCGCCGTACCATCTCGTGTTCGTCGTCGGCGGCACCAGCGCCGAGGCCTGCATGAAGACCCTGAAGATGGCGTCGGCCAAGTACCTCGACGCACTGCCCACGACCGGCAACGAGCACGGCCGGGCGTTCCGCGACCTCGCGATGGAGGAGAAAGTCCTCGGCATCGCGCGCGCCAGCGGCATCGGCGCCCAGTTCGGCGGCAAGTACTTCGCGGTCGACGTGCGCGTCATCCGCCTCCCCCGCCACGGCGCCAGCTGCCCGGTGGCGATGGGCGTGTCCTGCAGCGCGGACCGCAACATCAAGGGCAAGATCACGAAGGACGGCATCTTCCTCGAAAAGCTCGAGCGTAACCCCGGCCGGTTCATCCCCGCGGCGCTCCGGACCTGGAAGGACGACAAGAGCGTCCGCATCGACCTCAACCGGCCGATGAAGGACATCCTCGCCGAACTCGCGAAGCTGCCGGTGACGACCCGCGTTTCGCTGAACGGCCCGTTGATCGTCGCCCGTGACATCGCGCATGCGAAGCTCAAGGAGCGCATCGATGCCGGCCAGGGCCTGCCGCAGTACCTCAAGGATCACCCCGTGTACTACGCCGGCCCGGCGAAGACCCCGAAGGGCTACGCCTCGGGTTCGTTTGGCCCGACCACGGCCGGGCGTATGGACAGCTACGTCGACCTGTTCCAGTCGCAGGGCGGCTCGATGATCATGGTCGCGAAGGGCAACCGCAGCGCCCAGGTCACCAACGCCTGCAAGAAGCACGGCGGGTTCTACCTCGGCAGCATCGGCGGCCCGGCGGCGATCCTGGCCAAGGAGAACATCAAGAAGGTCGAAGTGCTCGAGTACCCCGAGCTCGGGATGGAAGCCATCTGGAAGATCGAGGTGCAGGACTTCCCGGCGTTCATCCTCGTGGACAACAAGGGCAACGACTTCTTCGTGAACGGCTGCGGCGCGTGCCTGCCGGACAAGCACTGA
- a CDS encoding Ig-like domain-containing protein has translation MPSLLRGSIGTLLWPLARAAALSLAFASLLPAQQEPIIGVEINTIRVASGSGAIIGASVTSGGAGYTTAPAVTVTGGTGTGAVITANLTGGVVTSLTVDNPGSGYTSPTITIAPPSATTATATATTAAGAVTSITVTSGGAGYTSAPTVTIGGPGTGAAATATIVDGKVTAITVTAGGTGYTSATVTISAPPTGTPATGTVTAGTIFTTPFQNESYGPYGTRILITALAHGTNPADGYSYEFYVNGVALAQPFPNPVASGVPATVSWAPPQPGAYQLTVKASDGGHTVTSLAVRYFATGTAIIGPVDNTVVPNGSSVVIQATAVPAPVGSTAFVQRMEFLIDGTLRGTDYTYPYSFIYKPETTPTAHTIEARAYDNNGVLVSAVGSATRSLRMVTPVGTPPTVTFVNPLNNAKVSAGSTINLIVDAVSTSGFVRNVDFYVNGVLHGSSQSFPFSTTWSSSTPGKYEFVAIASDDKSNAVASAPITINVAGGFPTVSIATPEPTGATVIQGTTLSVRVNAAGPDGGISSLSSIELLVDGTVSDALPKNPQNVTPPPPLSEPFDFTWRSSVALGAHTLAARVTSTSGLIVSSVEVPITVIANQLPSIDIKAPASGASGPVGTAVTLIANPSDPDGAVASVDFYINGSLIGDSVTTSPYQTTWTPTAAGSYTITAKVTDNAGASVMSDDVEFIADPESTGGATGTNIVYRGVYSSTSEQGSFVFAINKAGRGTFVGSSTNPVGRLYYWNDFAVSNDGSFSVVDANKNVLVSGQTSATGVSGTFGDRTFIGPITLGTYAPLFYTSTLSGGTGGTVVAMFGADGSISFYANSGSQSDAASGNIQASGAFTMTSPNGTTFTGTVVTASGVISGTVSGKISGSFFLSPIASRLVNISTRTTIGGGENVLIAGFTVRGTGKKPLLIRGVGPTLVNLGVTGVIANPALAVYSSASAVVASNDNWSGADVAAKAKQLGAFDLPTGSADAALLFTADSESTYTTIISGSNGTSGNGMVEIYDCEAVGTGSSRLTNISSRGYLPAGDTMFAGFVISGDVRKKLLIRAVGPTLSKLGIANPLPNPKLSVMYGQTVIASNDNWSTSVTPTTKALVYPFELMAGSKDAAIVVQLNPGLYTVLVSDADRAAGVVLVEIWDAD, from the coding sequence ATGCCTTCCCTTCTTCGCGGTTCCATCGGAACCCTGTTGTGGCCGCTGGCTCGGGCGGCCGCGCTCAGCCTCGCCTTCGCCTCCCTGCTGCCCGCGCAGCAGGAGCCGATCATTGGCGTCGAGATCAACACGATCCGCGTGGCCTCCGGCAGCGGTGCGATCATCGGCGCCTCTGTGACCAGCGGTGGTGCGGGCTACACGACCGCTCCTGCCGTCACCGTCACCGGCGGCACCGGCACGGGTGCGGTGATCACCGCCAACCTGACCGGCGGCGTGGTGACCTCGCTCACCGTCGACAATCCAGGCAGTGGGTACACGAGTCCGACGATCACCATCGCTCCGCCCTCGGCGACGACGGCCACGGCCACGGCGACGACAGCGGCTGGCGCGGTGACCAGCATTACGGTTACGAGCGGCGGCGCCGGCTACACGAGCGCGCCCACGGTGACGATCGGCGGGCCAGGGACCGGCGCGGCAGCCACGGCGACCATCGTCGACGGCAAGGTCACGGCAATCACCGTTACCGCCGGTGGCACGGGCTACACCTCGGCGACGGTCACGATTTCCGCTCCTCCGACCGGCACCCCGGCGACCGGCACCGTCACGGCGGGCACGATTTTCACCACGCCGTTCCAGAACGAGTCCTACGGGCCCTACGGTACGCGCATCCTCATCACCGCGCTCGCCCACGGCACCAATCCCGCCGACGGCTATTCGTACGAGTTCTATGTCAACGGCGTCGCGCTCGCGCAGCCGTTCCCGAACCCAGTCGCGTCCGGCGTCCCGGCGACCGTCAGTTGGGCTCCGCCTCAACCCGGCGCCTATCAGCTCACCGTCAAGGCGAGCGATGGCGGCCACACCGTCACGTCGCTGGCCGTCCGGTATTTTGCCACCGGCACCGCCATCATCGGCCCGGTCGACAACACCGTCGTGCCGAATGGCTCCTCCGTGGTGATCCAGGCCACCGCGGTGCCGGCGCCGGTCGGGTCCACGGCGTTCGTCCAGAGGATGGAGTTCCTGATCGATGGCACGCTCCGCGGCACCGATTACACCTACCCGTACTCCTTCATCTACAAGCCCGAGACCACGCCGACGGCTCACACGATCGAGGCGCGCGCCTACGACAACAACGGGGTCCTGGTTTCCGCCGTCGGCAGCGCCACGCGCTCGCTGCGCATGGTGACTCCGGTCGGCACTCCCCCCACCGTCACCTTCGTCAATCCGCTGAACAATGCGAAGGTCAGCGCCGGCTCGACGATCAACCTCATCGTCGACGCCGTCTCCACCAGCGGGTTCGTCCGCAACGTGGACTTCTACGTCAACGGCGTCCTCCACGGCTCGTCCCAGTCGTTCCCGTTCTCCACCACCTGGAGCTCCAGCACGCCGGGCAAGTACGAGTTCGTGGCCATCGCGTCCGACGACAAGAGCAACGCGGTCGCCTCCGCGCCGATCACCATCAACGTCGCGGGCGGATTCCCGACGGTGTCCATCGCGACGCCCGAGCCGACCGGTGCCACCGTGATCCAGGGCACGACCCTCTCGGTGCGCGTGAACGCCGCCGGTCCGGACGGCGGCATCTCGTCCCTGAGCTCCATCGAGCTTCTCGTCGACGGCACGGTGAGCGATGCGCTGCCGAAGAATCCGCAGAACGTCACGCCGCCGCCGCCGCTCAGCGAACCTTTCGATTTCACCTGGCGCAGCAGCGTCGCGCTCGGCGCGCACACGCTCGCGGCCCGCGTCACTTCCACCTCCGGCCTCATCGTCAGTTCGGTCGAGGTGCCGATCACCGTCATCGCGAACCAACTGCCCTCGATCGACATCAAGGCGCCGGCCAGCGGTGCCTCCGGTCCGGTCGGCACCGCCGTGACGCTGATCGCCAATCCGAGCGACCCCGATGGCGCCGTTGCTTCCGTCGACTTCTACATCAATGGCTCGCTGATCGGTGACTCGGTGACGACGTCGCCGTACCAGACGACGTGGACGCCGACCGCCGCCGGCTCCTACACGATCACCGCGAAGGTGACCGACAATGCCGGTGCGAGCGTGATGTCGGACGACGTCGAATTCATCGCGGATCCAGAGTCCACCGGCGGCGCCACCGGCACCAACATCGTGTACCGCGGCGTGTACAGCTCCACGAGCGAGCAGGGGAGCTTCGTCTTCGCGATCAACAAGGCGGGCCGGGGCACGTTTGTCGGGTCCTCCACCAACCCGGTTGGCCGACTCTACTACTGGAACGATTTCGCGGTGAGCAATGACGGCAGCTTCAGCGTCGTCGACGCCAATAAGAATGTGCTGGTGTCCGGCCAGACGAGCGCCACGGGCGTGTCGGGAACCTTTGGCGACCGCACGTTCATCGGGCCGATCACGCTTGGGACGTACGCGCCTTTGTTCTACACGAGCACGCTGAGCGGCGGCACCGGCGGCACGGTTGTCGCCATGTTCGGCGCCGACGGCTCCATTTCGTTCTACGCCAACTCGGGTTCGCAAAGTGACGCGGCCAGCGGCAACATCCAGGCCTCCGGCGCCTTCACGATGACGTCGCCCAACGGGACCACGTTCACCGGCACGGTCGTCACCGCCTCGGGCGTCATCAGCGGCACCGTCAGCGGCAAGATCAGCGGCAGCTTCTTCCTCAGCCCGATCGCCAGCCGCCTCGTCAACATCTCCACCCGCACCACCATCGGCGGGGGCGAGAACGTCCTCATCGCGGGATTCACCGTGCGCGGCACCGGCAAGAAGCCGCTGTTGATCCGCGGGGTCGGACCGACGCTCGTCAATCTCGGTGTCACCGGCGTGATCGCCAATCCCGCGCTCGCGGTCTACTCGAGCGCCAGCGCCGTGGTGGCCAGCAACGACAACTGGAGTGGCGCCGACGTGGCTGCGAAGGCGAAGCAGCTCGGCGCGTTCGACCTGCCCACGGGCAGCGCCGACGCCGCGCTGCTGTTCACCGCCGATTCCGAGTCGACCTACACGACGATCATCTCCGGCAGCAACGGCACCTCGGGCAATGGCATGGTCGAGATCTACGACTGCGAGGCGGTGGGCACCGGGAGCTCGCGGCTTACGAATATCTCGTCGCGCGGTTATCTCCCCGCCGGCGACACCATGTTTGCCGGCTTTGTCATCAGCGGCGACGTCCGCAAAAAGCTCCTCATTCGCGCGGTGGGTCCGACGCTTTCTAAACTGGGCATCGCCAACCCGCTGCCGAATCCGAAGCTGTCGGTAATGTACGGCCAGACCGTGATCGCGAGTAACGACAACTGGAGCACGAGCGTTACGCCGACGACCAAGGCGCTGGTCTATCCGTTTGAACTCATGGCCGGCTCGAAGGACGCCGCCATCGTCGTGCAGCTCAATCCGGGCCTCTACACCGTGCTCGTCAGCGACGCCGATCGCGCCGCCGGCGTGGTGCTCGTCGAGATCTGGGATGCCGACTAA
- a CDS encoding class II fumarate hydratase — protein MRAERDSMGELPVPDEALYGASTQRAVLNFPISGHPLPDGFLRGLGLVKLAAARANEELGLLPPEKSRLIQQAAREIADGRLSAHFPLDVFQTGSGTSTNMNANEVIANRASQLAGQPLGSKRPIHPNDDVNLGQSSNDVIPTVLHVSVAVALHLRLAPALDTLAAALEERSRAFAGIVKIGRTHLMDATPLTLGQEFSGYAAQARKAAARARRATETLAELALGGTAVGTGLNCHPEFSARVCRILNAETGLAFREAANHFEAQGGRDDCVEVAGALAAIATALAKIANDIRLLGSGPRAGLAELRLPATQPGSSIMPGKVNPVMCEMLVQVGLYVHGLTQTAALCGRDGHLELNVTLPLLAHCLHESIHCLANGANVFAARCVAGLEADPARCRELVDRSLMLVTALNPFIGYDQAAAVAKEAFATGRTLREVVLARRLMAAEDLDRALDPAAMTRPYAGRPGSE, from the coding sequence ATGCGTGCAGAACGTGATTCCATGGGCGAGCTGCCCGTCCCCGACGAGGCGCTCTACGGCGCCTCCACCCAGCGTGCCGTTCTCAACTTTCCCATCAGCGGCCACCCGCTGCCCGACGGCTTCCTCCGGGGCCTCGGCCTCGTGAAACTCGCCGCCGCGCGCGCCAACGAGGAACTGGGCCTGCTTCCGCCGGAAAAGAGCCGGCTCATCCAGCAGGCGGCCCGCGAGATCGCCGACGGCCGGCTCAGCGCCCACTTCCCGCTCGATGTATTCCAGACCGGCTCCGGCACCTCGACCAACATGAACGCCAACGAGGTGATCGCCAACCGCGCAAGCCAGCTCGCCGGCCAGCCCCTCGGCTCGAAGCGCCCCATTCACCCCAACGACGACGTCAACCTCGGCCAGTCCTCCAACGACGTCATCCCCACCGTCCTGCATGTCAGTGTCGCCGTCGCGCTCCACCTTCGGCTCGCCCCGGCGCTCGACACGCTCGCCGCCGCGCTTGAGGAACGCAGCCGCGCCTTCGCCGGCATCGTCAAGATTGGGCGCACGCACCTGATGGACGCCACCCCGCTCACGCTGGGGCAGGAATTCTCCGGCTACGCGGCCCAGGCCCGCAAGGCCGCCGCCCGCGCGCGCCGCGCCACGGAGACGCTTGCCGAGCTCGCCCTCGGCGGCACCGCTGTCGGTACCGGCCTCAACTGCCACCCCGAGTTCTCCGCCCGCGTCTGCCGTATCCTGAATGCCGAGACGGGGCTCGCGTTTCGCGAGGCCGCCAACCACTTCGAGGCGCAGGGCGGCCGCGACGACTGCGTCGAGGTCGCCGGTGCGCTCGCCGCCATTGCCACCGCGCTCGCCAAGATCGCCAACGATATCCGCCTCCTCGGTTCCGGTCCGCGCGCCGGCCTCGCCGAACTCCGCCTGCCCGCCACCCAGCCCGGCTCCTCCATCATGCCGGGCAAGGTCAACCCGGTCATGTGCGAGATGCTCGTCCAGGTCGGTCTCTACGTGCACGGGCTCACCCAGACGGCCGCGCTCTGCGGCCGCGACGGCCACCTCGAGCTCAACGTCACCCTGCCGCTGCTCGCCCACTGCCTCCACGAGTCGATCCACTGCCTCGCCAACGGCGCCAATGTCTTCGCCGCCCGCTGCGTCGCGGGACTCGAGGCCGATCCCGCCCGCTGCCGCGAGCTCGTCGACCGCTCTCTGATGCTGGTCACCGCGCTGAATCCCTTCATTGGGTACGACCAGGCTGCCGCCGTTGCCAAGGAGGCCTTCGCCACGGGCCGCACCCTGCGCGAGGTCGTCCTCGCCCGGAGGCTCATGGCCGCCGAGGACCTCGACCGCGCGCTCGACCCCGCCGCCATGACCCGGCCCTACGCGGGCCGCCCCGGCTCCGAGTGA
- a CDS encoding sigma-70 family RNA polymerase sigma factor, whose product MDATKALGKTLVASPERRQEADADLEVVRRVQAGDVAAFDQLIRKYRERLYGVVYNLTSNREDAADLTQDAFIKAFQSIQRFSGQSSFFTWLYRIAVNSTISHLRKSRLRSFFSLETVHSDEPVARDIIDALTDKSGGDRDTYVRELQEKLNAAMQKLSIKHRTVVTLFEIDGLSHQEIADVMDCSVGTVRSRLHYAKQLLQAELQPYLRR is encoded by the coding sequence ATGGATGCGACCAAAGCCCTCGGCAAGACGCTTGTAGCGTCACCCGAGCGTCGCCAGGAGGCTGATGCCGACCTGGAGGTGGTTCGTCGCGTCCAGGCCGGAGACGTCGCCGCCTTCGACCAGCTCATCCGGAAGTATCGCGAGCGGCTTTACGGGGTCGTGTACAACCTCACGTCCAATCGCGAGGATGCGGCAGATCTTACGCAAGATGCTTTTATCAAGGCATTTCAGTCGATCCAGCGCTTCAGCGGTCAGTCCTCATTCTTCACCTGGCTGTACCGGATTGCGGTCAATTCGACGATCAGCCACCTGCGCAAGAGCCGCCTGCGGTCGTTCTTCAGCCTCGAGACCGTGCATTCCGACGAACCCGTCGCCCGCGATATCATTGACGCGCTTACGGATAAATCGGGCGGGGACCGGGACACGTATGTGCGTGAGCTTCAGGAAAAATTGAACGCCGCGATGCAGAAACTGTCTATCAAGCATCGTACTGTGGTTACTCTCTTCGAAATCGACGGCCTGAGCCACCAGGAGATTGCAGATGTCATGGACTGTTCCGTGGGCACCGTGCGTTCGCGATTGCACTACGCGAAGCAACTTCTGCAGGCCGAACTTCAGCCCTATTTGCGCCGATGA
- a CDS encoding polyprenyl synthetase family protein — MSSARPESASTQPVAPAPASGGPAKAHAFAPVFGLLGPQMAALDKFLAAQLPAFEPEIQAMVEYCIDTSGKRIRPALVFLSGWQGQGEVSDDLVRVAAVVEMVHLATLVHDDIMDDAEVRRNRRTASREYGPTPAVLLGDALFAHALHLTTLFPTTDICGAVANSMRRVCAGEIVQTLRRGSTNLSRADYYRIVDLKTAELFRVSCFLGSRLGGFPEGFAEAAGKFGRHLGIAYQIYDDLVDFFGSEARIGKTLGTDLASGKLTLPLFVLMERLPAAEAQQLTLEITGKHAPQLELRLAQMQQYGVFAAVAGEVEAEIAAAAKALEPWTGVSPTSLLLELCSVLRTQVAALAPKGQ; from the coding sequence ATGAGCAGCGCCCGACCCGAGTCCGCGAGCACCCAGCCTGTCGCCCCGGCCCCCGCCTCCGGCGGACCTGCCAAGGCCCATGCCTTCGCGCCGGTTTTCGGGCTCCTTGGCCCGCAGATGGCGGCCTTGGACAAGTTTCTGGCCGCCCAGCTTCCGGCGTTCGAGCCGGAGATCCAGGCGATGGTCGAGTACTGCATCGACACTTCCGGCAAACGCATCCGACCTGCGCTCGTCTTCCTCAGCGGCTGGCAGGGGCAGGGGGAGGTCTCGGATGACCTCGTCCGCGTCGCCGCCGTGGTGGAAATGGTCCACCTCGCGACGCTCGTGCACGACGACATCATGGACGACGCCGAGGTGAGGCGGAACCGGCGCACCGCGAGCCGGGAGTACGGCCCCACGCCGGCGGTGCTGCTCGGTGACGCGCTTTTCGCGCACGCACTGCATCTCACCACGCTTTTCCCGACGACCGACATCTGCGGCGCCGTGGCCAACTCGATGCGCCGGGTCTGCGCCGGCGAAATTGTTCAGACGCTCCGCCGGGGTTCGACCAATCTCAGCCGGGCCGACTACTACCGCATCGTGGACCTGAAGACGGCCGAGCTTTTCCGGGTCTCCTGCTTCCTGGGCTCACGCCTGGGTGGCTTTCCCGAAGGCTTCGCCGAGGCCGCCGGAAAGTTCGGACGCCACCTCGGCATCGCGTATCAGATCTACGATGACCTCGTGGACTTCTTCGGCAGCGAAGCCCGGATCGGCAAGACCCTCGGCACGGACCTCGCCAGCGGCAAGCTGACGCTCCCGCTCTTTGTCCTGATGGAGCGCCTGCCCGCCGCCGAGGCCCAGCAGCTCACGCTCGAAATCACCGGCAAACATGCGCCGCAGCTCGAACTGCGCCTCGCGCAGATGCAGCAGTACGGCGTGTTCGCCGCGGTCGCCGGCGAGGTTGAGGCTGAGATCGCGGCTGCCGCCAAAGCGTTGGAACCCTGGACGGGTGTGAGCCCCACATCGCTCTTGCTCGAGCTTTGCTCCGTTCTGCGGACCCAGGTTGCCGCCCTTGCGCCAAAAGGGCAGTAA
- a CDS encoding secondary thiamine-phosphate synthase enzyme YjbQ codes for MSLHQVTLTVRTNGKGTHEITPLIAHEVQSSGIKHGLVSVFCRHTSASLVLMENADPSARRDLEAWLDRHVPENDPHFEHTVEGPDDMPSHIKMALTRTSETIPIADGRLMLGTWQGIFFWEHRRDTHARNVVVTVMGE; via the coding sequence ATGTCCCTTCATCAAGTTACCCTTACGGTTCGGACCAATGGCAAAGGCACCCACGAGATCACGCCGCTGATCGCGCACGAGGTGCAGAGCAGCGGGATCAAGCACGGGCTCGTCTCCGTGTTCTGCCGCCACACCAGCGCCTCGCTGGTGCTGATGGAGAACGCCGACCCGAGCGCGCGGCGTGACCTCGAGGCCTGGCTCGACCGCCATGTGCCCGAGAACGACCCGCACTTCGAGCACACGGTCGAGGGGCCCGACGACATGCCGAGCCACATCAAGATGGCGCTCACCCGCACCAGCGAAACGATCCCGATCGCCGACGGCCGGCTCATGCTCGGCACCTGGCAGGGCATCTTCTTCTGGGAACACCGCCGCGACACCCACGCGCGCAACGTGGTCGTGACCGTGATGGGCGAGTAA